Proteins encoded in a region of the Diospyros lotus cultivar Yz01 chromosome 9, ASM1463336v1, whole genome shotgun sequence genome:
- the LOC127810227 gene encoding zinc finger CCCH domain-containing protein 14-like gives MQKEVRGGDSHDNNNKNSTDLSQQNAHLSLSPENQLDAIDFTSFYPSMFAPNSPSLSITPSDCSLDDDGTNSIATDNRLHQARFVLEYQQLYNRYTMCLAHLQETLKEVDALRQENDNLRVTNADLVKRLGLLSQSTMQNCLLSPGHPPASFISDFNRLNVGGTIGDRRIAEEVSNISPTSVIEHNRFDRRSTERVTLPKSISVRSSGYLKMTQRGGSNGGPSRGNRVKSPIVNGSQRVYVPGSKREEEALEFEVYNQGMFKTELCNKWQQTGECPYGQNCQFAHGITELRPVIRHPRYKTEVCRMVLAGDNCPYGHRCHFRHSLTDQERLLGPLQLNDLNGADMQA, from the exons ATGCAGAAAGAGGTCCGCGGCGGTGACAGCcatgacaacaacaacaagaactCCACGGACTTGTCACAGCAAAATGcgcatctctctctttcaccgGAAAACCAGTTAGACGCCATTGATTTCACTTCATTCTATCCCTCAATGTTCGCTCCGAATTCGCCTTCCCTCTCCATTACACCGTCGGATTGCTCCTTGGATGATGATGGCACGAACTCCATCGCAACCGATAACCGCCTCCATCAGGCACGCTTCGTCCTGGAGTATCAGCAACTCTACAACCGATACACAATGTGCCTCGCTCATCTCCAAGAAACACTCAAAGAAGTCGACGCGCTTCGCCAGGAGAATGACAATCTCCGAGTCACCAATGCAGATTTGGTGAAACGCTTAGGTCTCTTGTCTCAGAGCACAATGCAAAACTGCCTTCTCTCCCCTGGTCATCCACCAGCCTCCTTCATCAGCGACTTCAATCGTCTTAATGTGGGAGGCACCATCGGTGATCGTCGCATCGCCGAAGAAGTTTCTAATATCAGTCCGACGAGCGTGATCGAACACAATCGGTTCGATCGGAGGAGTACAGAGAGAGTTACACTGCCAAAGAGCATTTCCGTTCGTTCCAGTGGCTACCTGAAGATGACTCAACGTGGCGGAAGCAATGGAGGTCCGAGTCGCGGCAATCGAGTCAAGAGTCCAATTGTAAATGGATCG CAAAGAGTGTATGTGCCTGGGtccaagagagaggaagaggcgCTCGAATTCGAGGTCTACAACCAGGGGATGTTCAAGACGGAGCTGTGCAATAAGTGGCAGCAAACCGGCGAGTGTCCGTATGGCCAAAACTGTCAGTTCGCACATGGAATCACGGAGCTACGTCCGGTGATCAGGCATCCACGTTACAAAACTGAGGTTTGCCGGATGGTTCTCGCCGGCGACAACTGCCCTTACGGCCATCGATGCCACTTCCGGCATTCTCTCACCGATCAGGAGAGGCTCTTGGGCCCACTTCAACTGAATGACCTGAACGGTGCAGATATGCAGGCCTAG
- the LOC127810006 gene encoding protein PLASTID MOVEMENT IMPAIRED 15-like has translation MAKLPISNDSPSSSLLSLPAFRSFIWPTHVRLRFFVSRDSEDSFSVFIRLEMARGERHGQRRFGSMKAANGRQREAVLEGNSTLKKPQRSLSERLSPRRTEIHRLRRAISQSRESGLVDARKMVRDLASRMEESNSKEKAHKLEGGEEEWESAVEDTENHHYAEVMRELEFVKQELSKLKLEMASVLEERSTAENVTEASSSKILPYLSPAAVWRKEIEEFNEQQLQVEAIDAHGKEEKGEFSFAVENARKKMNDILQESDRAKKIEMELAVITYDVKMLEDGLNMAKETKKRESESPLELQSVIEELEAAKKELESTKEEGFQFTASMDVIRNELKHVSEELARLQKTEGNIDASVQLLNSKLPRANSKLESVSAAEEKATTIVSNLSLSLEQLKTEAEAAKKEKELISEQTLSMKAEIQRTESQIGLAEERLQAAMRELEAVKSSESTALENLRSLIEKTNGARASGSACHHSSTTTISKFEYEYLTGRAVGTEDIADKKVAAAQAWIEALKANVKEILMKTELAHRKIRERKVEEEEEEETYKTEKPLPQKRAVETERQIWREKTDGRQPGTQKLQLQVKGNRNSTASARRGRSRKTASPATQHTPGLGNPSSTKRKEKALPILASSYYNKSVNKDH, from the exons ATGGCGAAACTTCCAATTTCCAATGACAGCCCATCATCGTCGCTTCTGTCTCTTCCAGCCTTTCGAAGTTTTATCTGGCCCACTCATGTCCGGCTTCGCTTCTTCGTCTCAAGGGACTCTGAAGACTCATTCTCAG TGTTTATCAGGCTGGAAATGGCCAGAGGAGAGCGTCACGGACAAAGGAGATTTGGTTCAATGAAAGCAGCCAATGGAAGGCAAAGAGAAGCAGTTCTTGAAGGCAATTCTACATTGAAGAAACCTCAAAGGTCTTTATCAGAG AGATTGTCTCCAAGAAGAACAGAGATTCATCGGCTGAGGAGGGCGATCAGTCAGTCGAGAGAATCTGGGCTTGTTGACGCAAGGAAGATGGTGAGGGATCTGGCTTCAAGAATGGAAGAGTCCAATTCCAAAGAGAAGGCTCATAAACTGGAAGgaggtgaagaagaatgggaaTCGGCTGTTGAAGACACAGAGAATCATCATTACGCAGAAGTGATGAGAGAACTGGAATTTGTGAAGCAGGAACTGAGCAAGCTCAAGCTTGAAATGGCTTCCGTTTTGGAAGAGAGGAGTACAGCAGAGAACGTGACTGAAGCATCGAGTTCAAAAATATTGCCTTATTTAAGCCCTGCAGCTGTCTGGAGGAAGGAGATTGAAGAATTCAACGAACAACAATTGCAGGTAGAAGCCATTGACGCTcatggaaaagaagaaaagggtgAATTTTCATTCGCAGTGGAGAACGCGAGGAAGAAAATGAACGACATTCTCCAGGAAAGTGACCGTGCAAAGAAGATCGAAATGGAACTTGCTGTTATAACTTATGATGTGAAAATGTTGGAGGACGGACTGAATATggcaaaagaaacaaaaaagaggGAATCGGAATCTCCATTGGAGTTACAGTCTGTCATTGAAGAACTGGAGGCGGCGAAGAAAGAACTAGAGTCGACTAAGGAAGAAGGATTTCAGTTCACGGCGTCGATGGACGTCATAAGAAACGAGCTCAAGCATGTCTCGGAAGAACTGGCTCGATTGCAGAAAACCGAAGGAAACATAGATGCGAGTGTTCAACTTCTGAATTCGAAGCTTCCCAGAGCAAATTCGAAGCTGGAATCCGTTTCTGCGGCGGAGGAAAAGGCCACGACGATCGTGTCCAATCTATCGCTCTCTCTCGAACAACTGAAAACGGAAGCCGAGGCGgcgaagaaggagaaggagctcATCTCCGAGCAAACATTGAGCATGAAGGCTGAAATTCAGAGAACCGAGTCACAAATTGGATTAGCCGAGGAAAGATTGCAGGCGGCCATGCGAGAGCTTGAAGCTGTGAAATCATCAGAATCAACGGCTCTTGAGAATTTAAGATCGTTGATAGAGAAGACGAACGGAGCTAGGGCATCTGGTTCTGCGTGTCATCACAGCTCGACGACAACCATCTCGAAGTTCGAATACGAGTACTTAACTGGACGTGCGGTTGGAACCGAAGACATCGCAGATAAAAAGGTTGCAGCGGCTCAGGCATGGATCGAAGCTCTGAAAGCAAACGTAAAGGAGATACTGATGAAAACTGAACTGGCTCACAGAAAAATCAGAGAACGAAAggtagaggaagaggaagaggaagaaaccTATAAAACAGAGAAGCCGCTTCCACAAAAGAGAGCGGTTGAGACAGAGAGACAGATTTGGAGGGAGAAAACCGATGGGAGACAACCGGGAACACAGAAATTACAGCTTCAGGTGAAAGGGAACCGCAATTCAACGGCGTCGGCAAGAAGAGGAAGGTCCCGGAAAACTGCATCGCCGGCAACTCAGCATACGCCGGGATTGGGTAATCCTTCCAGTaccaagagaaaagagaaggcaTTGCCAATTCTAGCAAGTTCCTACTATAACAAGAGCGTTAATAAGGACCATTGA
- the LOC127810172 gene encoding uncharacterized protein LOC127810172: MDVEKSSLCNCVVNFLLEENYLLTAFELLHELLDDGRDAQAIRLKEFFSDGSQFPPDQISRFNSLRVADPQNLLEEKEAVEEKLALTGYELRLAHEDTLKLKAELQKKTELRPEELTGSNTDVSANNGPDPQQGKREISFSDLGPLKDHERRDLNCAVKEYLLLAGYRLSAMTFYEEVTDQNLDVWESSSACVPDALRHYYYQYLSSTAEAAEEKITMLLERDSLLKENDNLKSEKVSLLRNKDLADAQVMALTRSLEVLQKDLKDKEIQVQDLKQSLECQRKELNGCRAEITSLKMHIEGSRYGKSLVSNDTEHAQSESLESYKEEIKLLQKEIESLKAGKSFPMESIKSIDLDTKLKETEDGVHSHENNSSAASVGMASGVLETLSVQSVSNQMSDDTNGETESIRAETLSSSSKDDNWAIENSELGHKHNGESVEGSDGVVREPASDKIGLETIQILSDALPKIVPYVLINHREELLPLMMCAIERHPNSSTRDSLTHTLFNLIKRPDEQQRRIIMEACVTLAKNVGEMRTETELLPQCWEQINHMYEERRLLVAQSCGELAEFVRPEIRDSLILSIVQQLIEDSATVVREAAAHNLALLLPLFPNTDKYFKVEEMMFQLVCDPSWVVVETTIKELVPALIKWGNKLDHILRVLLSHILSSAQRCPPLSGVEGSVESHLRVLGERERWNVDVLLQLLAELLPFVHQKSIETCPYQIISDNAGTLFSVNLFELYARGHMPWPAFEWLHGDCFPDLIHLASLLPQKEDNLRNRITKFLLVVSESFGDDYLTHIMLPVFLVAVGDKADLTFFPSTVQSRIAGLRPRTAVAVRLSTLCVLPLVLAGVLGSPSKHEQLTDYLRNLFVQNTANEGLPTELLAEIVNSVRFLCTYEKHHVMVFNILWEMVVSSNMNMKISAAHMLKVTVPYIDAKVASAHVVPALVTLGSDQNLNVKYASIDAFGAVAQHFKNDMIVDKIRVQMDAFLEDGSHEATIAVVRALVVAVPHTTDKLRDYLLSKIFHLTTTPPPLTDMTRRRERANAFCESIRALDATDLPATSVRDLLIPAIQNLLRDPDALDPAHKEALEIIMKERAGGTFEAFSKVMGAHLGIASSVSSFFGDGGLLGKKEIGDNPPPEPVETPPKAAPQPPVAEDTTFRRIMRGGFSDMLKRQT; the protein is encoded by the exons ATGGATGTGGAGAAATCGTCGCTGTGCAATTGCGTGGTGAACTTCCTTCTGGAGGAGAATTACTTGTTGACGGCGTTCGAGCTTCTTCACGAGCTTCTCGACGATGGCCGCGATGCTCAGGCCATCCGCCTAAAGGAGTTCTTCTCCGATGGCTCTCAGTTTCCCCCCGATCAGATCTCTCGCTTCAATTCCCTGAGAG TTGCTGATCCCCAGAACTtactggaagaaaaagaagctgtAGAAGAAAAATTGGCACTGACTGGATATGAGTTACGTCTAGCCCATGAGGACACTCTGAAACTGAAGGCTGAACTGCAGAAGAAAACTGAGTTGAGACCAGAAGAATTAACAG GGTCAAATACTGATGTTTCTGCAAATAATGGGCCTGATCCTCAACAAGGCAAGAGAGAAATCTCTTTTTCTGATTTGGGTCCTTTAAAAGACCATGAACGTCGAGATCTTAACTGTGCTGTAAAGGAGTATTTGCTTTTAGCAGGATATCGTCTTTCTGCAATGACATTTTATGAAGAG GTTACAGACCAGAACTTAGATGTGTGGGAGAGTTCGTCTGCTTGTGTACCAGATGCTCTGCGTCATTACTATTACCAGTACCTCTCATCTACTGCAGAGGCTGCTGAG GAAAAAATCACAATGCTTCTGGAAAGGGATTCATTACTGAAAGAAAATGATAACCTCAAAAGTGAAAAGGTGTCTTTGCTGAGAAACAAAGATTTGGCTGATGCCCAGGTTATGGCCTTAACAAGATCCTTGGAGGTGCTTCAAAAGGATCTCAAGGACAAGGAGATTCAG GTGCAAGATTTGAAGCAGTCATTGGAGTGCCAAAGAAAAGAACTCAATGGCTGCAGAGCTGAAATCACTTCACTGAAAATGCACATTGAAGGCTCTCGATATGGAAAAAGCTTGGTTTCTAATGACACTGAACATGCACAATCAGAGTCCCTAGAAAGCtataaagaagaaattaaattgCTACAGAAGGAAATAGAAAGTTTAAAGGCTGGAAAATCTTTTCCTATGGAGTCTATAAAATCTATTGATCTCGACACCAAGTTAAAAGAGACGGAAGATGGGGTTCATTCGCATGAAAATAATTCTTCAGCAGCTTCAGTTGGCATGGCATCTGGGGTTCTAGAAACTCTCAGTGTTCAATCAGTGTCAAATCAAATGTCTGATGACACCAATGGTGAAACAGAGTCCATACGGGCAGAGACACTATCAAGTTCTTCAAAAGATGATAATTGGGCTATTGAGAATTCTGAACTTGGACATAAACATAATGGTGAATCAGTAGAAGGTTCAGATGGTGTTGTTCGTGAACCAGCTTCTGACAAGATT GGGTTGGAAACAATTCAGATTCTCTCTGATGCACTGCCTAAAATTGTCCCTTATGTTCTAATCAACCATCGCGAG GAGCTTCTTCCTCTGATGATGTGTGCAATTGAGCGCCATCCGAACAGCAGCACACGGGATTCCTTGACCCACACATTGTTTAACTTAATCAAACGCCCAGATGAACAGCAGAGACGAATTATAATGGAG GCCTGTGTAACGCTTGCGAAGAATGTAGGAGAAATGAGAACAGAGACAGAACTACTTCCCCAGTGTTGGGAACAA ATTAATCACATGTACGAGGAGCGCAGGCTGCTTGTTGCTCAATCATGCGGAGAGCTTGCAGAATTTGTTCGCCCTGAGATTCGTGATTCCCTCATCTTGTCTATTGTGCAACAATTGATAGAGGATTCCGCAACTGTTGTCCGTGAAGCTGCTGCTCATAATCTGGCATTGCTCCTTCCGCTCTTCCCAAACACGGACAAATATTTCAAG GTTGAGGAGATGATGTTTCAGTTGGTTTGCGATCCCTCTTGGGTGGTTGTGGAAACGACAATCAAAGAATTGGTCCCTGCTTTAATAAAATGGGGAAACAAGTTGGATCATATATTACGAGTTCTACTCTCTCACATCTTAAGCTCTGCTCAA CGTTGTCCGCCACTTTCGGGGGTTGAAGGTTCTGTTGAATCACATCTTCGTGTTCTAGGTGAAAGGGAGCGCTGGAATGTTGATGTCTTACTACAGTTGCTGGCAGAATTGCTTCCATTTGTGCATCAGAAATCAATTGAGACATGTCCATATCAGATCATTTCAGATAATGCAGGAACACTGTTTTCTGTTAACTTGTTTGAACTGTATGCCAG GGGGCATATGCCATGGCCAGCATTTGAATGGCTGCATGGTGACTGCTTTCCTGACTTGATTCATCTTGCCTCTCTGTTACCTCAAAAGGAAGATAATTTAAGAAATCGAATCACAAAG TTTTTGTTGGTTGTATCTGAAAGTTTTGGAGATGATTATCTGACACACATTATGCTGCCAGTATTCTTGGTAGCTGTTGGTGATAAAGCTGATCTTACATTTTTCCCATCCACTGTGCAATCAAGAATAGCAG GATTGAGACCAAGAACTGCTGTAGCTGTGAGACTTTCTACTCTTTGTGTTCTGCCACTTGTCTTGGCAGGGGTATTAGGATCTCCAAGCAAACATGAACAATTGACAGATTACTTGAGAAATCTGTTTGTTCAAAATACAGCAAATGAGGGTCTTCCAACGGAGCTCCTAGCTGAAATTGTTAACTCTGTCCGCTTCCTGTG CACATACGAAAAACATCATGTCATGGTTTTTAATATCTTATGGGAAATGGTTGTGAGCTCAAATATGAATATGAAGATCAGTGCCGCCCATATGTTGAAAGTTACT GTACCATATATTGATGCTAAAGTGGCTTCAGCTCATGTTGTGCCTGCTCTTGTCACTCTTGGCTCTGACCAAAACCTGAATGTAAAGTATGCAAGCATTGATGCTTTTGGAGCTGTGGCACaacattttaaaaatgacaTG ATTGTTGACAAAATACGTGTTCAAATGGATGCTTTTCTTGAGGATGGATCACATGAAGCTACAATTGCTGTGGTCCGTGCACTGGTAGTTGCTGTACCTCATACGACAGATAAACTTAGAGATT ATCTATTATCAAAGATTTTCCATCTTACAACCACTCCACCTCCTTTGACTGACATGACACGTCGCCGTGAGAGAGCTAATGCATTTTGCGAATCAATCCGTGCACTAGATGCTACAG ACCTTCCAGCTACTAGTGTTAGGGATTTGCTTATACCTGCAATACAGAATTTGTTGAGAGACCCGGATGCTCTTGATCCCGCACACAAAGAAGCGCTCGAAATCATAATGAAGGAGAGAGCTGGTGGAACCTTCGAGGCCTTCAGTAAGGTGATGGGCGCTCATCTTGGGATTGCCTCGTCTGTTAGCAGTTTCTTTGGGGATGGCGGCCTGCTGGGCAAGAAGGAAATTGGAGACAACCCGCCACCCGAACCGGTTGAGACCCCCCCAAAGGCTGCCCCGCAGCCCCCCGTGGCAGAGGACACGACATTTAGGCGGATTATGAGGGGAGGTTTCTCGGACATGCTGAAGAGGCAAACTTAA